A region of Athene noctua chromosome 12, bAthNoc1.hap1.1, whole genome shotgun sequence DNA encodes the following proteins:
- the FLT4 gene encoding vascular endothelial growth factor receptor 3 isoform X1 gives MKRVCTLPLWLWLGIVSEADLVSSYSMTPPTLSITEEEHVINAKDMLTITCRGQHPLEWSWPGGKVDPAGKEKETELVASAAPSSGQAIREEDCEGTGTKPYCKVLVLTETQANDTGYYRCYYKYIDAKIEGTTAVSTYVFVRDFEQPFINKPETLLISKKENTWVPCLVSIPDLNVTLISQNSLIHPDGKSTFWDNKKGVQVPTHLIRDSLFVQCEAVIDKKIFKSNFFIIHIAGSELYDIQLYPKKAMELLVGEKLVLNCTVWAEFNSGVRFQWTYPGKQTQRAVTEPERRSLQTHTELSSILTLHNVSQQDLGKYTCTATNGAQMLEESTDVIVHEKPFINVEWRKGPVIEATAGDEAVKLPVKVVAYPPPDFQWYKDGKLIPKQSQSSMQIKDVSEQHAGTYTLVLRNRLAGLEKHISLQLIVNVPPRIHEKEASSPSIYSRRSPQALTCTVYGIPAPEVIQWQWRPWMPCRMFSRRSLNSRHRAARRHQRDRMPECKDWKDVSQQDAVNPIESIDTWVEFVEGRNKTVSKLAIQEANVSVMYKCIASNKVGRDERLIYFYVTTIPDGFEIESQPSEEPIEGQDLQLSCNADNYTYENLQWYRLNLSKLHDEEGNPLVLDCKNVHHYATKMQGELRFQPDSNDATLLLTIPNISLGEEGDYVCEVQNRKTREKHCHKKYISVQALEIPRLKQNLTDIWVNISDSIEMRCKVDGNHIPEISWYKDEKLVEEVSGIDLADFNQRLSIQRVREEDAGLYLCSVCNAKGCVNSSASVSVEGSDDRTNVEIVILIGTGIIAVFFWILLILIFCNIKRPAHADIKTGYLSIIMDPGEVPLEEQCEYLPYDSSKWEFPRDRLRLGKVLGHGAFGKVVEASAFGINKSNSCETVAVKMLKEGATASEHKALMSELKILIHIGNHLNVVNLLGACTKPNGPLMVIVEFCKYGNLSNYLRTKREGFSPYREKSPRLRIQVQSIVEAVRADRRSRSGTSDSAIFNRFLMHKSQPAQPIQEVDDLWQSPLTMEDLICYSFQVARGMEFLASRKCIHRDLAARNILLSENNVVKICDFGLARDIYKDPDYVRKGSARLPLKWMAPESIFDKVYTTQSDVWSFGVLLWEIFSLGASPYPGVQINEEFCQRLKDGTRMRAPEYATAEIYRIMLSCWHGDPKERPTFSDLVEILGNLLQENVQQEGKDYIPLNDSHSSEDDGFSQVPSSAQQNSDEEDFDMRIRCHSLAASRYYNCVSFPGCLTGGNQIRCPSRIKTFEEFPMTHTMFKAHPDNQTDSGMVLASEEFERIENRHRKEGGFSSKGPSRTAELPGEQSDLRGRCRPLYVSQVGGQTFYNSEYGELSEHSEDGSCTPPGEGASPPTLHASFFSEQY, from the exons ATCTGGTGAGCAGCTATTCTATGACCCCCCCTACTCTTAGCATCACCGAGGAGGAACACGTCATCAACGCCAAGGATATGCTGACCATCACCTGCAG AGGCCAGCACCCCTTGGAGTGGTCGTGGCCCGGGGGTAAGGTGGACCCTGCCGGGAAGGAGAAGGAGACTGAGTTGGTGGCCTCAGCAGCCCCCAGCAGTGGCCAGGCAATCCGAGAAGAAGATTGCGAGGGGACCGGCACGAAGCCATACTGCAAAGTCCTGGTGCTGACAGAGACCCAGGCGAACGACACAGGTTACTACCGCTGCTACTACAAGTATATTGATGCCAAAATCGAGGGCACCACAGCAGTCAGCACCTACGTGTTTGTGAGAG ATTTTGAACAGCCATTTATCAACAAGCCGGAGACCCTCCTCATCAGCAAGAAGGAGAACACTTGGGTACCATGCCTCGTGTCCATCCCAGATCTTAACGTCACACTGATCTCG CAAAATTCCCTCATCCACCCTGATGGGAAAAGCACTTTCTGGGACAACAAGAAGGGAGTGCAAGTACCCACACACTTGATCAGGGACTCCTTGTTTGTCCAGTGTGAGGCTGTCATCGACAAGAAGATCTTCAAATCCAATTTCTTCATCATCCATATAGCAG GGAGCGAGCTGTACGATATCCAGCTGTATCCCAAGAAAGCCATGGAGCTGCTAGTGGGAGAGAAGCTGGTCTTGAACTGCACAGTGTGGGCTGAGTTCAACTCTGGCGTCCGCTTCCAGTGGACCTACCCTGGCAAACAG ACGCAGCGGGCAGTGACGGAGCCTGAGCGCCGGTCCCTGCAGACACACACGGAGCTCTCCAGTATCCTGACCCTCCACAACGTCAGCCAGCAGGACCTGGGCAAGTACACGTGCACCGCCACCAACGGTGCCCAGATGCTGGAAGAGAGCACCGACGTCATCGTGCACG aaaagcCCTTCATCAACGTAGAGTGGAGGAAGGGCCCAGTGATAGAAGCCACTGCAGGAGACGAAGCCGTGAAGCTGCCAGTGAAAGTCGTGGCTTACCCCCCACCAGACTTCCAGTG GTACAAGGACGGGAAGCTAATTCCCAAGCAATCTCAATCTTCAATGCAGATCAAGGATGTGTCGGAGCAGCACGCTGGGACATACACGCTGGTTCTGCGGAACAGGCTGGCGGGGCTGGAGAAGCACATCAGCCTCCAGTTAATCGTCAACG TTCCTCCGCGCATCCATGAGAAGGAAGCCTCTTCCCCCAGCATCTACTCCCGGAGGAGCCCCCAGGCCCTCACCTGCACAGTCTATGGCATCCCAGCGCCGGAGGTGATCCAGTGGCAGTGGAGGCCGTGGATGCCCTGTCGGATGTTCTCCCGACGCAGCCT CAATAGCAGGCACCGGGCAGCAAGGCGACATCAGCGTGACCGGATGCCTGAGTGCAAGGACTGGAAAGATGTGTCACAGCAGGACGCGGTGAACCCCATCGAGAGCATTGACACCTGGGTGGAGTTCGTGGAGGGGCGGAACAAG ACAGTCAGCAAACTGGCCATCCAGGAGGCCAACGTCTCAGTCATGTACAAGTGTATCGCCTCTAATAAAGTGGGTCGAGACGAGCGGCTGATTTACTTCTACGTGACCA CCATTCCGGACGGGTTTGAGATTGAGTCCCAGCCCTCGGAAGAGCCCATAGAGGGGCAGGACCTACAGCTGAGCTGCAATGCAGACAACTACACCTACGAGAACCTGCAGTGGTATCGGCTGAACCTCTCCAAGCTCCATGACGAGGAGGGCAACCCCCTCGTGCTGGACTGCAAGAACGTCCACCACTACGCCACCAAGATGCAGGGGGAGCTGCGCTTCCAGCCTGACTCCAATGACGCGACCTTGCTGCTCACCATCCCCAACATCTCCCTGGGCGAGGAGGGAGACTACGTGTGTGAGGTGCAGAACAGGAAGACCCGGGAGAAGCACTGCCACAAGAAATACATCTCTGTGCAGG ccctggaAATCCCCCGCCTCAAGCAGAACCTGACAGACATTTGGGTGAACATCAGCGACTCCATAGAGATGCGCTGTAAGGTGGATGGCAACCACATTCCTGAAATCAGCTGGTACAAAGACGAGAAACTGGTGGAAGAAGTGTCAG GGATTGATCTGGCGGACTTCAACCAGAGGCTGAGCATTCAGAGGGTGAGGGAGGAGGATGCTGGGCTCTACCTGTGCAGCGTCTGCAACGCTAAGGGCTGTGTGAACTCCTCGGCCAGCGTCTCTGTGGAAG GCTCTGATGACAGGACCAATGTGGAGATTGTCATCCTGATTGGGACTGGGattattgctgttttcttctggatCCTCCTTATCCTTATCTTCTGTAACATCAAAAGG CCTGCCCACGCAGACATCAAGACAGGCTACCTCTCCATCATCATGGACCCTGGCGAGGTGCCCTTGGAGGAGCAGTGTGAGTACCTGCCCTATGATTCCAGCAAGTGGGAGTTCCCACGAGACCGCCTGCGCCTAG GTAAAGTCCTGGGCCACGGTGCCTTTGGGAAGGTGGTGGAAGCATCGGCATTTGGGATCAATAAAAGTAACAGCTGTGAGACCGTAGCAGTCAAAATGCTGAAAG AGGGAGCTACCGCAAGCGAGCACAAGGCACTGATGTCAGAGCTGAAGATCCTCATTCACATCGGGAATCATCTCAACGTAGTGAATTTGCTGGGTGCCTGTACCAAACCCAATG GTCCGCTCATGGTTATTGTTGAGTTCTGCAAGTATGGAAACCTCTCCAACTACCTGCGGACCAAGCGGGAAGGATTCAGTCCTTACAGG GAGAAGTCTCCCAGGCTGCGTATTCAGGTCCAGTCCATCGTGGAGGCAGTGAGGGCAGACAGGAGGAGTCGTTCTGGGACTAGCGACAGCGCTATCTTCAACCGCTTTCTGATGCACAAGAGCCAGCCAGCGCAGCCGATCCAGGAAG TGGATGACTTGTGGCAAAGTCCCTTGACAATGGAAGACCTGATCTGCTACAGCTTCCAGGTAGCACGTGGCATGGAGTTCCTGGCATCCCGGAAG TGCATCCACAGAGACCTGGCAGCTCGCAATATCCTGCTGTCAGAGAACAATGTGGTAAAGATCTGTGACTTCGGCCTGGCCCGGGATATCTACAAGGACCCTGACTATGTCAGGAAAGGCAGT GCCCGTCTCCCACTGAAGTGGATGGCTCCAGAGAGCATCTTCGACAAGGTCTACACTACCCAGAGTGATGTCTGGTCCTTTGGGGTCCTTCTCTGGGAAATCTTCTCGCTAG GGGCATCTCCATACCCTGGAGTCCAGATCAACGAGGAATTCTGTCAGAGGCTCAAAGATGGTACCAGGATGAGAGCCCCAGAGTATGCCACAGCAGAAAT TTACCGTATAATGCTGAGCTGCTGGCACGGTGATCCCAAGGAGAGACCAACCTTCTCTGACCTGGTGGAGATACTGGGGAACCTTCTTCAGGAAAACGTCCAGCAG GAAGGGAAAGATTACATCCCGCTGAATGACTCTCACAGCTCAGAAGATGATGGTTTCTCCCAGGTGCCTTCCTCTGCCCAGCAAAACTCAGATGAAGAGGACTTTGACATGAGGATACGCTGCCACAGCCTAGCAGCAAG CAGATACTACAACTGTGTCTCATTCCCTGGTTGTTTGACGGGAGGAAATCAGATCAGGTGTCCATCCAGGATAAAGACATTTGAAGAGTTTCCCATGACACATACAATGTTCAAGGCACACCCG GACAATCAGACAGACAGTGGGATGGTTCTGGCATCTGAGGAATTTGAGAGGATAGAAAACCGACACAGAAAAGAAGGTGGATTCAG caGTAAAGGGCCCAGCCGAACTGCGGAGCTGCCAGGGGAACAGTCAGACCTGCGGGGCAGATGTCGGCCGTTGTACGTGTCCCAAGTCGGAGGCCAGACTTTTTACAACAGTGAATACGGGGAGCTGTCAGAACACTCTGAGGACGGCAGCTGCACCCCGCCTGGAGAGGGGGCCAGTCCCCCCACTCTCCACGCTTCCTTCTTCTCTGAGCAGTACTAA